GCTCAACAGAAAGGCCAGCAAGTCGATTACGCAATTCCATCGGTCAATATCAATATCGAGGGCCCGGTAGCTGTCGTCGATACCTATGTCGACAAACGTGGTACCCGCGAAGTCAGTGAAGCCTTTGTGCAGTTCCTGTTCACCCCCGAAGCCCAAGCCGAGTTTGCCAAGGTTGGTTTTCGTCCTGCTGTTCCTGAGGGTGTTGACCCTAAGCTACTGGAAGCATTTCCGAAGATTCAAACCTGGTTTACCGTCGCGGATTTGGGCGGTTGGGCCAAGGTTCAACCGGAGTTCTTTGGTGACGGCGGCATCTTTGACAAAGTGCAACAGGCGGTCGCAGGTCGCTAGGGTTTCGGCCCTGCTCCGATCGCTTGGCTAGCGCCGTACTATTACTCTTCTGTTTGTTAGCGTCGCCTCATGTCCCTGCGTCTTCCCTCTCTTTCTCTGGCTTGGCTGACTCGTCTGAGTTGGTCTTGGCGGTTTACGTGGGTGTATCTCACCCTGATTTTGTTCGTGCCGGTCATTGCCTTATTCCTCAAGGCAGCTTCCCTGCCGATCGGGAGAATTTGGGAATTGGCGACGCAGCCCATTGCCCTTGCGGCCTACCAAGTGACCTTTGGTCTGTCTTTGGCTGCAGCAGCGCTGAATGGCGTGTTTGGGGTGATCATCGCTTGGGTTCTTACCCGCTATGACTTCCCGGGTAAAAAGCTCTTCGATAGCTTTATCGATCTCCCTTTTGCCCTGCCGACGGCGGTGGCAGGCCTCACCCTAGCCACGGTCTACAGCAGTGAGGGCTGGATTGGGCAGTTCTTTGAACCCTTTGGCGTTCAAATTGCCTTCACGCGCTGGGGCGTTCTCTTGGCAATGGTCTTCATCTCCTTACCCTTTGTGGTGCGGACGGTGGAGCCCTTGCTGCTGGAATTGGAAGTCGAAGCAGAAGAGGCAGCGGCATCCCTGGGCGCCAGCCCTGCCCAAACCTTCTGGCGCGTCATTCTGCCGCCGATCCTGCCCGGGGTCCTGGCTGGGGTTGCCCAAGGCTTCTCGCGCGCTGTCGGTGAGTTTGGATCGGTGGTCATTATTTCGGGCAACCTGCCGTTTGACGACTTGATTGCTCCAGTTCTCATTTTCGAACGGCTAGAACAGTACGACTACGCAGGTGCGACGGTGATTGGCTCTGTCCTGCTGCTGTTTTCACTCGTGATTTTGTTTGTGATTAATGCGCTCCAAAACTGGAGCAGCCGCTACAACGGCTAACCCAACCGTGCGGAGGGTCTCGCGATGGCAACGCTACGAGTTCGACTGCAAGTCCCAAAGAAATATCGCGATCAGCCGTTGATGGGAGATGTGCTGGCGAGTTGTCAACTGCAATTCAACATTCTCGCGGCTCATTTAGGGCCGAACCGTGAGGAAGACGGCTGGTTTGACGTGCTGCTCACGGGGACTCCCGAGGATATTACCGCTGCACTTGCGGTCCTACGCGATCGCGAGGTGGAGCTTTGGTCGGATCCCGAAGACGAAT
The sequence above is a segment of the Synechococcus elongatus PCC 11801 genome. Coding sequences within it:
- a CDS encoding NIL domain-containing protein; translation: MATLRVRLQVPKKYRDQPLMGDVLASCQLQFNILAAHLGPNREEDGWFDVLLTGTPEDITAALAVLRDREVELWSDPEDEF
- the cysT gene encoding sulfate ABC transporter permease subunit CysT, which translates into the protein MSLRLPSLSLAWLTRLSWSWRFTWVYLTLILFVPVIALFLKAASLPIGRIWELATQPIALAAYQVTFGLSLAAAALNGVFGVIIAWVLTRYDFPGKKLFDSFIDLPFALPTAVAGLTLATVYSSEGWIGQFFEPFGVQIAFTRWGVLLAMVFISLPFVVRTVEPLLLELEVEAEEAAASLGASPAQTFWRVILPPILPGVLAGVAQGFSRAVGEFGSVVIISGNLPFDDLIAPVLIFERLEQYDYAGATVIGSVLLLFSLVILFVINALQNWSSRYNG